In the genome of Acanthopagrus latus isolate v.2019 chromosome 4, fAcaLat1.1, whole genome shotgun sequence, the window ACTAATATCAAAATTAAGCCTGTAGAGCCACATATGtgtaatgcattttatttattttagctaATAGTTGGTTAATTGGGTAAGTTTTTGACAAATCAGGAATTGAAGTCAAATAATTTTCTGTAAATTTGTCAAAACAtactacatacatacatgacaTAATGAAGTTAAATCAATATGCAGAAGAACCTTCATTTGATGCATCTTTGTCAGATGTTTACAGAGACAGCCAAACATGTTTTAACAGAGTAAATTTGATGAAACGAAGTAACACGTGTTTTCTGTatcagttaaagtgaaactctccgcaaaaaacaaccaaggctttatttgtgaatatatacgagtcaaacctttgtgtgaaagcataattacggCGAAAGAGGCACTGAGATCTAAGATTTACCATAGCTTAGTTTTCtggcaagctaattttcaattGAGTGTTTGGGGCActcttatgctagcatcaaaatcgctattttaaTGCCAACTCATGTTAGTAGCTGCATCTCCGGCGCGCCGCCGTCATTGGCAGACAAAAGTATCGATCCTCGAatgcgacctaacaggaaggagagtaatggtggaccgctcctcaagcaGGAGTAACTGCAGGAGCCTCACTGGTTTACTCTGCTTAACATTTTAGAGGTCCCTGAACACCACGACAACTCTAATCTCATTTAATAAAGCACACACTGTGGGGATACCCCAATGATGATTTGGGCAGGCCTGCAAAAGtttaaagagcagcagcaaTGATTTAGTAGAAACCAGCAGGAGTGGGAGAATAAACAGTAGCTATGTGTGAAAGGATGTAACTGATTCCACCAATTATCAGAATAAAATTCCACAAGGAGCCACCACAATCTGAAGGGACAGAACCGAAACAGCTCGACTGGAATTAAATTTCAAttgagctgagagagagaggtgtaaACCATTGATGAACACTTAACAGGAAAATATTATGACGTTATAACCATGTTAACACATCCACAATCCAATTGTTTCTCTCCGGTTGGAATAAATACATTCTTTCTGCACATGTTATAAACACATGGGGGGGAAACTAGGTGATGTGCATAACAGAATGGTTGATGAATCTTTTTGTTGGTGATCCTAGAAGTCTTAAGGATTGCTCAAAAGGCTCAAAACAACAAGTGAGTCaaacaagtgtttgaaaagAGGAACGAAGCTAGAAACCACTGAACCAGAAACGCAAACCTTGTACCAAAGACAGTGTGGGACCATCTTGAAAACTATAAAACAGACAAGGTGAATGAAGGAATTTCTCaatgaatgttttcttcaattCCATCTGAATAGGTGCTTCACAGTAGGCTTAGTTATATTCTGTCTAAACGCTTTGGGGCATGTAAACCCACATCGTATCAGATCACTTTATTAAGCTTCCACATAAACAATTCAGTTAGAATTTCTGATCTGAATGATTTCAATCACATTCAATATGTATTCAAGAAATATTGTCAATGTTACACCAGTGATTGTCTTTTTTGCacacaatcaaatcaatcagctgttggtaaatgcaaatataaagTCCAAATTAAATCATTCTACAACATGGCATATTTGTGACATTGCATGTCTGTATTAtatcatcaataaatcaatgcAATGTCATTATCCTCTTTGATACTGGAAAACCACCCACCTCTTGTCTGTACTGAGACAGATGGGCAGAGATttgcaggagagacagagagaagtggTGAGGGAGATAGGTGGTGTGCTGACAGATAgataaaaaggggaaaaaagagctGCTGTGCCACAATGCTGCAGCTGAGTCATGGAACCCCCCCCCTCCAGGTTCCTCAGCCAATAGCAGCGAAGCCGGTTGCTCCCTGTATCCTGATGCAGCAGAAATCCTGTGCTCCACTCAcgtcagacttttttttacacGTCACTCCTCCTGGAGTCAGCTCACGAAGAGGCTGGTGCAGTCAGCCAGAGGGAGAGTGAGTGAGTATATGACGACTGAAGGGGTGTGTTGCTCATTCACCAATGTGCAGCATCACTGTGGCAAAGTGCTGCAAGGTTACTCATCGATGCATCGgctcacacacatataacacAGCCAATGTCACAGAATCTTTTAGGTGTGTCACGCTGCAAAAACCTGGACTTGCCCGTGATATTCAGCACCTTTtcctcatctttctttttcttctaagAGAGAGTGTCTGAGAGTGATGCAGAGCTGGGATACTGCAGTGCAGCCCAACCCAACAGTAAAACTACTCTCTGGTTGTAATAGTACTTAcacagtgaaaagaaacaggaagatAAAACGGCATAAGACTTACTGTGGACACATGTAACCAGATCCTCTTTCTTTTTCGCAGCATCTCCAAACTTATCCAAACAGGctagacagaaacaaaaatgagattATAAACATATAATCAGTCAAGATGGCTATTataagaagaggagaagagttATAGTCAGAATGATCACCTACCTAAATACTTGGGGTAGAAGTAGTCCTAAATCAGGGAGCAGatatagaaagagagaggaatAAAGTTACTTAGGCATAtacacaaaaatcaaaacagaacaagaaTATCAAAATAGAAGATAACAATCAGAAGAAGAGATTCTTGTTTGTACTTAACATAATCTgaaaggaaaccaaaaaaagtTCATTCCTGGGCTCTGTGCACATACTCATGGGAGTAAAAAGTCACCATTAAAGACAAGTCtgacgtgtgtgtatgtgtttatttagtaTTCAGGCGAAGATTACAATACAATTACtctgtaatctgtgtgtgtgtgtgtgtgtgtgtgctctctctctttctaatGGGTGCGGCCCTTTGCCAAAGGCTTCCTGAGAATTCTCTACATTCCTGGTAGTAGTAGCATCCCTCCCGCTTCCTGGCTGCAGCCCTCTTCGACATGTAGGTCAAAATTTGGGATGATCTATCAATGGAAAGACTGGAGCTTCTGGTACACTAGGAGCCAGATGCAGCAggatgaggtaaaaaaaaagtctcttgaATAAACGTCTGCTAAAGCTAGGAATATATTACACCATCAAATCTGACTTTACCCCTGATTAGATGTGACAACAGATTTACACTGATCAGTCCATTTGTGTGTGGTCCAATAACTAGTTTGGgacaattaatacattttaaacagcataaaacataaaaaatcagttgtgacaccttttttttttttaaatcagctttcTGTCCCTCTGAAAGGGGTGATCTAACTCTTGGTGTGATAGCATGTGTTGCAAAGGATAATCATCAAGTATGACCCAACTCTTTAGCTCTGcagaaagctgcagcagaaggaAATGCAGTGTCAGAGACAGGCAGAATGAATAATGCAGCTATGAATGAGACTGCAGCTTTGTGGCACGACTTTGTAGAAAACTACAGGCACGCAAAGGCTATTCTACTGGGGATGTGCGTCCCAGACTCAACCAAAGGGGATGTCACCTGACCTCACCCCTTTCCTCTGAACCTGGCTCAACTTCACTTTAATCCTCCTTCCATCGGCTTGCATGTCTCTCCACTTGGCTAATCTAACGTGAATCTCTGAGTCATTGATTGCCTCATTCACTCCATCCCCGCTACAACTCACAACAGCAAAACTCAAAGAGCAAGAGCGACCACTAAAGACGACGGCAAGCACTGGCACGATGCTAACATTTACTTCAAGAATCAAGCAGTCAATCACGCAAAAACCGTTGACAACGTCAGGATATACTAGTTGCTGATATTTCCCGGCAGCTAACATTTTAAAGGTCATGAGTCTGGATTACAACGCACACAGGTGTCTGTTAAAAGAGTTGATAGTCTAAACTTTCAGCTGATGAATGAATACATTGCCACTGGCCACGTATTCTGACACATCTCTGGAGCTATAGCACATATTCAATAGGCTTATGTATTCACAGGGACGGAAAGGCTGATCATTCATGAagcaaaaatagaaattaaTCTGCAGTAAATATtcctgatcacacacacagcgtgatggatttgtttgttggtaAACATCGTATAAAAAAAGAGGGTGGGAGCATGTACACAGATTAGTGAGGTAATGTGCATTACTGTGCTGAATGAGTCACATTCTTAttctctgacagaaaacagctaaTCAGCTCCCAACGTGACCAATCAGAATCAGAGGAGTTGGTTTGCGTTACTCACATGGACTTGTGTTCATATGCAAAAGTGGACGCATGTAGTCACACAGCGCTACAGATagacagatggagaaaagaTTTCCAGGTGTTTCTCATATTTGACAGGGGCTCACGCCAAGCAGATCTCCAATAGACATGgccaaaatatcaacaaatgaaatatattcAAGATAAAAAGTTGACACAGAAGTGGcaatgtgtgttcatgtggtgCACATAGATATGAAgatgggggggtggagggatgGCAGTGTCTTCGCTGAAACTGTATTTCATAATCTAAAGCTTAGTCACTCTGACTCAATGTctgtcacagaaacaaacaagagaagacGAAAACAAGCCTTTGTATTTGACATGGGAATATTGTGTACACTGACAGCCATCAGCAGCCCTGGACTTATTGGAGCATGAACACCAGCAGCCCAGACAATGAATCATTAGTCTAGTGTTACATTACCGTCACCAATTCACAGTCAATATGAACATGATGTCAGTAACCGACCTTTTAGATATATGTCTGAGCTGGATTTGGCGCTCTGATTAGTTAACACACTTCACTGAGTTGTAAGTGCTGCAGTACCTCAGTGGAGAAGAAGCCAGGAGTAGGTAGGTGTGGTGATgttatgtgtgttttggagaggaaacCTACATGCAAAACCCAACAACTTTTGCTGGTGCCACCAACGCACGACATACTCACCGTCTCCGGGTCGTTTTCAAACACTTCTCTGGCCTCTTCCTTGGTGCACCTCTCCTCCACGCACTCCCTCTCCAAGTGTCCTTGCTTCGTCTCCTCGAAAACTTGATTCGCTCTCCTGTGTCTGCTCAGAAACTGGTTCGCCTCTTGCGGGGACAGCGAAACTACAGAGAGACACCCCGAAAATACATTCGTTAACCCAGGGGAACAAGGGAAGGTCAGGCAACTCTGGAGTGAAGCAATATTTTGGCTCTGAAAAACGAAAACAGTCGGGAACGGGTTGCGAAACATGTCCGTTTAAAGCACCGCCAATGTCGTTAATAACTGCATGTATCATCACCAGCCACAACACAAATGTCAAAGGGGACTTAGCGAGCTAGCTAGCCACCTAGCATGTAACTGTTTACTTACTGCCGTGGGACCAGCGGGCGACCAGCAGTATTAGCAGGGTCGCCGATGAAAGGGACTTTGTCGGGGTCCGCCGCATTGTTTAACCGCTTGTATCTGCGCCTCGCCACAGAAACTTTCTCCTGCTCAGTCCTGTAGTCTCTCTATGTCAGCGCACCGAGCCGCGGCTAACGTTAGTGCGGAACACTGCAGGTATTCAGGTACCTCCGACCGTTaacgttgtttttgtttgtatgttaaatCACCGCTGCGAGCTAAACTGTCGTGTGTTTACCCCGCATAGCGTTCATCACACGgcaaaccaagaaaaaaatcctctctctctctctctctctctctctctctctctctctctctctctctctctctctctgcggtTCAGCGCGTCCCCATTGCGGTCTGTACTTTAATTTTTGGACCTCCTCTCTCGTGTGGAGCCCTGTCCCTCTCTGGCCGGACCGAGTCCCCTCCACTCTCTGCGGAGAAACACTGCacggcgctgctgctgctgctgctgctgctactgctgcttcAGGAGGGGGAGTAGCTCTGAGAAGTGCAGGCAGGAGTTTGAAACGATGCAGACAGACACCTCTCCCCCATCCACGCCCCCCcgcctgcagtgtgtgtgtgtgtgcgtgcgtcagTGTTAAAAGTGCCCAAAAGTCATGATTGCCCAAAACTAAAGATATCGTGGTAAAACATATTCACGGTAAAAGTAGCCTCGTGCAAGTTGTACTTTAGTAAAAGTCCTATTGTTTCCTCTAtgttcttaaaggtgcaatatgtaagaatctgACCGATAATAGATATGGGCACATAATGAAGTTATAGCAGATAAATAGAGCTGATAATGCCAAGCTAAATCCCTTTAGTTGACTTAAAGTaataatctatctatctatctatctatctatctatctatctatctatctatctatctatctatctatctatctatctatctatctatctatcaccAAATGAGTTAACACAGTGATGATTGAGCCCACTGATGAAAGGTATTGCTTGTATTTGCTGTAATACCAAAGATGTACACTGGATGTCCGTGGTCGGTGACTTTCCTGGAAAATATCACAAGCGGCGCAAAGTTAGTGACGTGTTCGCCCAGCAGTCCTTTGTCAGCCAGAGAGAGCAGGTGACTCACACGGGACAgggcagttttgttttgtattagtGTGTTTTGATAGGGTACAAAATCAAACTGAGTGATCACAAGTCCATTCTGTCTCCTCTGTAGCATGTAGCCATGCTAAATAACATGCCAAGGTACTGACCCGtatgctctgcctctgatttcCTGTCATGCCTCTGAGCATCAGCCTCCAtggatgtgttttaaactggtgGACAATGCAAAGCTGAGTGAATACAAATGACACATTATGTTTCACTCCACTGTAGTTTAAGTCATTCATGTCTATTTCACCAGCTTTTGTGATTGACCAACACAAAATGACATGGGCTACATTTTCTCCAAAGGTTGAGTTGGAGGCCCCTGCAGCCAGCACCACTGCAGCTGAAATGGACTgccctcattaaaatgaatgggaaaaccTGCGTTTCCACCACACAACCTGATCTTATCTGGATCCAGCCTCACACTTCTAGCACAGGAATAGTATTGTAAGTTAAAAATTAAGCACAGGTACCTGGGGACAAGAAGTTCAGTACTTGGTTACATTATCTGattgataaaagaaaaagtaatttaaacCTTAAAGGATCTAGAGTAAAAGTTATGCAGCggttggttttatttatttattttttatcactgATTTActataatgtaatataaacaGCATTTGATTGTAGTAGACAGTCAACGGAGAGTTCATTTGACTTCTTTATAGCCTGTTGGGTGCTTAAGTCTAcaacaatgcatcatattttataagacgtttgtatgttttgtattgtaACTCTCAACTATGTCAGCCTTAATCTGTGAAGTCAATCTGGAAGTTTCTAGTTCCTCTTTAGTGGTGAAATCCGATCATACATCACACAGCTTACAAGAAACTGTCAACGCAGTTTATTTTCAACTCTTACCTACTTTTTCCAAGTaattttcctttctgttttgtttctcctgaAACATGAGTTACCAAGGGtcctttcctgtttttattatctAATTTCTTTTCTGTTCAACCCTCACCAgtcttctttgcttttttccctctctttgtaTTCCAATTTCTGTATCTAGGACATCAGGCCACAGTGTGTCACATGTTGAGCTATTCTGTTGTCTCATACAATAAAATGGCACTTCTACAGATTCTATTGCTCTGTCATGATTAAGTGTTAATCTTATttagtaatgataataaatattatGATGTGCCTGAAAGTAGCAAcatcattatttaaaatattttatatattatatatgtataagcCCAAAGTCTTAAACTGACTGATGGGATCTCCAGGCAATTCATGAGTGTGATGATACTGCTAAAGTTTGAACAATAGTTTActgaagtaaagaaaaaagataacCTAGTTCAAATATGCCTGATGGCAGAATGGAGCCCAATGGTGTAGGTACCTAGCTCCCATCCCTTTGTACAGAAACCtctaaatgacaaagaaatgacTTGATGTCAAAGTTAATCACACCTGAGTTAAGactttgttttgtaaatgcCTGATGTGAGTTTGTTGTGTCACCAGTGACTTAAGGACAAGAGTCCTGAAAGAATCACAAGGTCAGCTCAGAAACTACCAGAAATTCAATTTGGAATTTGGATCCTGTTAAATGCAAGTACTGAAATTCAATCGGATCAGGCTGCTTTGACCAATTTTATTAaaccaaacataaaacaaacaacactgaacaaCTACATTTAAGTTATATATTAAACATGGCTTGTTTTATATACACAAGAAGAATTCTGAACACAGGAGACCTGGCGACATTGACAGAAATAGAAGCACACCAAGAAGTTGTAGTTTTGCAAGTGTGCCCACACATCTGGTGACAACTAGACAATTAAGGAGGGTTCTGGgaacaataaaaatgataaaccATGTTTCTAAATATTACTGAACCAATGCAAACACCTCAGAAAAGCAGAGCTCCAATACTGAATGGTGATTCAAACAAGACAATGCAACAGAACTGGATCCAAAGCTCAGAGGCTCAGCTTTATCCTCAGTGGTTTTCACCTTAACAACCAACAACCACAATTTCAGCTTCTTGTCTCCAGTAGTCTGCCTGCATGAGTAGTTAGACATAATACCATGACTGAACAACAGGGACAAAGATGCAGTAGGTCTCAAAAGCCTGGTTGAAAGTGACCATTTGTTTATTCCTCGACACAAACATAACAATCTTTTGCTCCAAACATGACAGGCGTGGTGCAGAGCTCAGctcttttcaaatgtttcttggAAAGCATTTAATTCATTGCAACAAACTGCTACAACTACGTTATCCAGACATCCAGCTTCCCACCTGCTCAATGGCAAGCAAGCTTTCGTTGTACctagctgaaaaaaacaaatacccCAGAAAACAAGATGATCCCAGGAAAGAAACAATAATACTGTATGGATGAAAAGCATAAGACAAAGCTTAAGATTAGCCCATCAGAGAAAGTCGACAAAAATGACTATAACCGTCAACCTCTATCTCCTCTTCTTGTCACTTCtttctcatcctcttcctccctcccatATTCTCCTATATGTCCTATACATCTTGTTCCAAAATATCCAAAGAAGTAGCCGCTGTGGGATGCTGACTAATGTGGTGGCTGCTTAAGGTGATCCGGTTTTTAATTAAGTTCATTCTCTGTGCGGATGTGGTGCGTCAGGGTGACTGTCGGGGGCAGTCACAGGAGGACATGAATGGGACttaatgctgttgtgtttgctgaGAGCCTCGTCAAAGTCCAGCTGCTGGTCGTTGATAGAGATTTCCATGCAGCCATGGTAGAAGGCCGTCACGGGGGTGGCAGGTAGTGGAACGTCGACTGAAAGAGAGCGTGCGGGACAGTCAGTGAGTAAGACAGTAATGAGAAACTATAAAAGAGATTTTGCACTAAAATGTTTCCTGATTTCGTTGTACTGCTGTTATGTGCGGTGTCCCTGAGTGCTTTGAAAGgtgcctttaaataaaatgcattattattattattattattattattattattattattattattattattattataataaatcagACTGTATAAACCCTGACTTtgattcaatattttatttcgCCATACAACAACAAATCTGCCAGTGTTGTTTGTTCAGGTGAAGGAAAAGTAACTAATTGCTAAGTTGTTAGTCATGCTAGTGGGGATTACAATCCTGGTCTGTCAGCTCACTACCGGATCACAGGATCACTTGATCCGGACTGAAATATCTCTACACCTACAGGATGGATTTCTGTAAAATTTTGTACGATCCCCGTCCAAAAAGCTTGTGCcactgtgtaaaacaaacagaacgTGATCATTTCCTAATTccaaacacctgtttggaacattcccCAGGCAATCAGGTCAAATGGTAACAGGTGTTAGTATCATGACTGGGTATGAAAGGGGCATCTTGAACTGCCTTGTTCACAAGCAGCGAGGTTCTCCACTTTGCAAAATACATGACTGCATTTACTAAAGGATATGGCAACATGTtgtcagaaaattgtttttGCAATTGAATAATTGCATTCTGCttttgaatttgctttacaGAGTCCCAACTCTCTTTGGAATGCTTGTACAGACATTCAAAAATGGCCTTTGTGATCCCTTGACTGTCCTCTAGctccaccatgaggttgacatttgagTTTTAATGACATATTGGATGGATTGGCATGAAATCTTGTATAGTCATTCATGTTCCTTTCAGGATTAAGTCTGATCACTTTGGCAACCCCTTGATTTTGAATCTAATGCCATCATCTGGTCAAACAATcttaaaaccttttaaaaccaAGAACATTTCCAGACATTCATCCCTAGCTgtacttttgtgttttatagCACTAAAAACAACTCATGAAAAACATTATACCTGTTAAGCGTCAGCATATAAGCATCGTCGCTGTTTATATGACAACTCtatgacattagcatttagcctcACAGAGCCTCCAGCAAGAGGAGCCATCAGTTCTGCTGTTACAGCAAAATCGAGAAGATACTCCTTTTAGGTTTGCTTTGAACTTCTTTTCTGGCATATGGGAATATCTGTGAAGCTTACTTATAAAAAGAGGATGACTGGTTGATATAGCAAGTAACACATTGACCCTTTCATAGTGATCATATGCcgtatttaaaagaaaaaatgtttatcttCAAAAGAGTCTTTAACACTTTTAGTTGCGACTCCAACTGACCTGGTATCCCACCAACATATGTACTGATGGGGTTCTGCATGGTGGTGTTGAGGTGCTCAAGTGCCTTCCGTAAATCATCAGTCTTCATGTAGGTGACAGTGGAGGAGTTGGCTGAGATCTGGATTTCTGTGGGAGTCACATTCAGATGCACTGTCAGCCGGTCAGGGTAACACAACATGAGTGAGTCCAGTGTTGCGACGGAGACGCCATCCAGGAACACTTGCAGATTCTGGTGCATAGAGGACAGAAACATTTAAGTTCAATCACGTgtatcaatgtgtgtgtgcctgtttatGTGTGGAGACAGGCAGACATATAAATCAAAAGTGTTTGAAAGTTTGACTGGACTCacagcttctccttctccctgtgTTACCACAGCAATCGACAGGGGGACTGTGTTGTTGTATACAAGAGCAAAGATGACACCTGTGCTGCTGGACGGACGAATGTTCATATGTACGCCCACATTCCAGCTCTCAGAATCACCTACACACGGAAACTTAAGTTGAATTTCAGTCATGATATGGAATATTTTAGAGCCCAACCAATATATTGCCtagatattttatatatatatatcagataGATGAAGATATGTGAAGAGATTATAATGTGCACTGATGCAAGGCACCTTGCTCAAAACTACATTTGATGCTGTAACACTGTTGCTTTGGCTACTTgatattaaatatgaattagTTAAATATTCAGTATAGATTGAATGCAGAGGCCAAATTAATCCCAAAGGGATTAATATAGTACAACACAACTTACTCACTGTAGTTAATGTTGAATTGTGCCAGTCCTCCTCCAGTGAAGAAAGATCCTCGCTCCACATACACGAAGCAATGTTTACTCTTCTTCTCCTGGATGACCTCCTTTACCCCAGATGGCCCCTGGTTCATCAAATTCCAGCCACGGATACAGCCGTCAAGTCGAGGGTTTATCTAATGGAGGGATCAATACAGACATTTAGTACAACCGTACACTGGAACTGGTTCAACGTAATTTCCCATATGAATTAATTTTATGATGTTATTAAAGTGGTTCTCGTACAGTTGTTAGATGTGGTCACAGGAGAGATCCATATTAGCTGGGTGATTCATAGGTATGGGACGAAATATTGTTACGGGAATATATTGTATTACTTCCTATTGTGATACATAATTGATACACTGGCACCAAATATCACCTGCATCATTTAATACAGAaaatttgaaacaaaatgagttgGTCGCATTGAACATTTTTAAGGGGAAGTTGGCCCTGGAGGCAGAAACATCTAGTGTAGATGTTTTGCCAGAGGCTTTTACTATTTTAGGTGATCTTGAAATGCTGAAATTGCTGTTTtggaagtgttttttaaatgtttgtgtccaccttgtgtttgtgtgtatgtatgactatgctgctgcctgtcttgACCAGGACACTCTTGTAAAAGagatttttaatctttttagtctttttcctggttaaataaaggttaaataaaaaataaaaaaacaacataatataataattaaatcATGCTCCCAACAGATTGCCTTGCCACAAACCCTCTTCTTGCCTTTTTAGGGGTATTTTGTATTCTTCAGTTACCAGACATCTTGATGTATAGAAGATTATTGTCATATGATGTATCAAGTATAGCAGAAATGATGTACTGTGATGCCAAGTATGGTATCGTTAGTTAGTCTGTGATTCCCACCCCTTGTGatttcttgtgtgtgtatgctttcAGATGGCCTGCTTACAGGTTTGATGACGTTGTCAGTGCGATTAGGCAGACCAGCAATGTAGACTTTCGTCTCCAGTTTGCCGTTAACCGAAGTGAAGAGACTCTCTGGGCTGTTGATGCTCATCACCGCTTCCTTGCTGATCTTCACACTGATGCTGCTCTCCAGTTCATCCACAGAAATCTGTATGTTACACATCGTAAGTCACAACACAGTCCACTTTgcatcaattttatttattgattagCACTTACCATAAATTGAGTAAATATGGGAAATTACTGAACTACAGCTCTTTCTTACCACGTGCCACTGTCCATCATTGATGGCTTTCCCTCCACTGGTGACCTTGAACGTGTGCTGGTTTCTGAACTGGACTTCAATGCGACCACCTCTTAGCCCCAACATGAACCATGAGTCCTGGGAGGATTCTGCGTATAGCACAACTCCCTCTGGGTCAAATGTACGGAAGTCAAACTCAGCTGCAAACCTAACAACCGAAGCCAGAGAGAAAGATTTTCACCTAATCGCATAAAATCATGCAAACTTCACATCAATTAACATTCACTAACATCTATCttacaattttttattttgtatgggTTTCCGGGTattgacaaataaaataaaaaatgtaaaaaaaaaacaatttcagtaTGGTATGACAATCAACTTCTAGAGGCTTCAACTTAAAAAAGTAAGTAAGCAacattgtgtatttgtgtttgtgatggacCCTCACTTTGTGTTCTCCGGTAGACGGAAGCGCAAATAGATGACAGGAAGGCCTGCAAACTGTTCCCCAAGGTAAAGCATCTCAGGGTGTTTGTGGTCATACAGATCCACACAAACTGGGATCTGTTCACAGTATCGCTTGTCCTCTGCCAAACGAAGACCCTGACGACCGTCACAGTGACACGAATAGCTGCCCACTGTGTTTATACAAGTCCTGTCGCACACATGAAACTCACACTCGTCCACATCTGCAAcaacaggagaagaaaaaataacagGCAGTGATTGCAGATGGTGGATTTTTTAATAGATGTGTAACAGTAGGCTTTTGACACATGAGGATCTGGTTAAATATACTCTGGTTAAGACAGTACATCATAACTTGAAGACTCACCATTGCACGTCCTAGAGGTGAAGTTATATTTGAAACCCTGGGGACACTGGCATTCATACATGCCCGGTGTGTTGACACATTTAGCTGGTTCTTCACAGATACTGGGGTACAATATGCATTCATCGACATCTGGAAAACAGTAAATAGAAAGACAAcagctttttcatttcaatattttctgCAGTTCTCTGACAAGTATTGTTGTAAATTGgacttctctgtgtttatccAACAAAGGGAACAATGAGGCATTTTATGGACTAAGAACTGAGcgatttgattttaaa includes:
- the pros1 gene encoding vitamin K-dependent protein S isoform X2, whose product is MLAFLSQTTATQFLSRHKRANSLFEEHKKGNLERECIEELCNKEEAREIFENQPETEYFYPKYVVCLGSHRVGINNQNSNSGIPSDLRTCVTEISNQCTPYPCYKEGSENCVDGQASFKCVCKPGWKGPRCEDDIDECTDPEYPAGCNQKCHNFPGSFQCLCEDGYFISNKINCVDVDECILYPSICEEPAKCVNTPGMYECQCPQGFKYNFTSRTCNDVDECEFHVCDRTCINTVGSYSCHCDGRQGLRLAEDKRYCEQIPVCVDLYDHKHPEMLYLGEQFAGLPVIYLRFRLPENTKFAAEFDFRTFDPEGVVLYAESSQDSWFMLGLRGGRIEVQFRNQHTFKVTSGGKAINDGQWHVISVDELESSISVKISKEAVMSINSPESLFTSVNGKLETKVYIAGLPNRTDNVIKPINPRLDGCIRGWNLMNQGPSGVKEVIQEKKSKHCFVYVERGSFFTGGGLAQFNINYSDSESWNVGVHMNIRPSSSTGVIFALVYNNTVPLSIAVVTQGEGEANLQVFLDGVSVATLDSLMLCYPDRLTVHLNVTPTEIQISANSSTVTYMKTDDLRKALEHLNTTMQNPISTYVGGIPVDVPLPATPVTAFYHGCMEISINDQQLDFDEALSKHNSIKSHSCPPVTAPDSHPDAPHPHRE
- the pros1 gene encoding vitamin K-dependent protein S isoform X1; the encoded protein is MWRKKRALGESLACLVVLVTLADAYRFLSQTTATQFLSRHKRANSLFEEHKKGNLERECIEELCNKEEAREIFENQPETEYFYPKYVVCLGSHRVGINNQNSNSGIPSDLRTCVTEISNQCTPYPCYKEGSENCVDGQASFKCVCKPGWKGPRCEDDIDECTDPEYPAGCNQKCHNFPGSFQCLCEDGYFISNKINCVDVDECILYPSICEEPAKCVNTPGMYECQCPQGFKYNFTSRTCNDVDECEFHVCDRTCINTVGSYSCHCDGRQGLRLAEDKRYCEQIPVCVDLYDHKHPEMLYLGEQFAGLPVIYLRFRLPENTKFAAEFDFRTFDPEGVVLYAESSQDSWFMLGLRGGRIEVQFRNQHTFKVTSGGKAINDGQWHVISVDELESSISVKISKEAVMSINSPESLFTSVNGKLETKVYIAGLPNRTDNVIKPINPRLDGCIRGWNLMNQGPSGVKEVIQEKKSKHCFVYVERGSFFTGGGLAQFNINYSDSESWNVGVHMNIRPSSSTGVIFALVYNNTVPLSIAVVTQGEGEANLQVFLDGVSVATLDSLMLCYPDRLTVHLNVTPTEIQISANSSTVTYMKTDDLRKALEHLNTTMQNPISTYVGGIPVDVPLPATPVTAFYHGCMEISINDQQLDFDEALSKHNSIKSHSCPPVTAPDSHPDAPHPHRE